AATATCAGCAACCAGAATAAGGAATTACCTTATCTGGCGCAGGGATGGATTGAAGATGAGCAGGGTAACAAAATCAATTCACCGTTGACTGTCGTACCTCCGGTTCAGCGGGTAGAACCGGGCGCGATGAGCCAGTTAAAAATACAAAGTTTGCCTGCGGTGAATCAGTTGGCGCAAGACCGGGAAACCTTGTTCTATTTTAACCTGCGCGAAATCCCACCACGGTCGGACAAGCCCAATACTTTGCAGATTGCATTGCAAACGCGCATCAAACTTTTCTACCGCCCTGCGGGTATCGTGCCACAAAAGGCCGATATGTCGACACCTTGGCAAGAGAAGTTACAGCTGACTCGTCAGGGTGATCGCTATCAGGTTAATAACCCGACGCCGTATTACATCACGCTGGTCGATGCCAGTGAGAGCAAAACTGGCAAAACGGCAGCAGGTTTCAAACCGCTGATGATTGCACCAAAAGCGCAGGGCATGTTGGATGTGAGTGCTGCGGCATTAGGTAGCAAGCCAGTGCTGACTTATGTCAACGATTTCGGCGGTCGTCCAAAACTGATCTTCGGCTGTTCGGGTAGCACGTGTTCTGTGGTGGAAAGTATCAAATAACAGTGTATTCCGCTACGACGCATAAGAATAAGACTGGGCGGATGTCTGGCTGAATGATGAAGAAGGAAGATGAGATGGCTGTTAATTGTAGGGGAGTAGTGACCCGGCTGGCCATGATTGGGGTGACAGCCATCGTAACATTTTTAAGTAGCCCGGCATGGGCATTGAATAAGACTGCGACGGTCAATGTCTCAGTCACTATTTTTGCCGCACCACCTTGTGTGATTAACGGTAACAACACCATCAATGTTGATTTTGGCGATACAGTCCTGACCTCAAATATTGATGGTGTTCAATATATGAAGCCAGTGAATTATACGTTGAACTGTACTTCGGCTGCCTCCAATGCATTGAAATTAAGCATCATAGGCAATGGAGCCAATTTTGATACCCGTGTTCTGAAAACGAGTCATTCAGATCTGGGGATCAAGTTGATACGTAATGGGCAGGAATTTCCATTGAATACTGCATCCAATTTTACCTATCCGAATGTTCCTGTCTTGCAGGCGGTACCGGTCAAACAAACCAATGCAACGTTGAGTACGGGCTATTTTTCCGGCACAGCGACTCTGGTTGTGGAGTACCAGTAATGAAAATTAACGCATTGATATCCGGTGGGGTCGTTGCGGTGGTGCTAGCTCTCGGTAGTTCGTTGGCTTATGCCGACAACATGCTGTTCTCCGGCACATTAATTAATCCTCCACCCTGCGTGATTAATGGTGGCAGTACGATAGATGTACCTTTCGGAGAAAATTTGGGTGTGAACAAGATTGATGGCATCAATTATACCCAGACTGTGCCTTATAGCGTGACGTGTGAAACAGTCAGTAGCAGCTTGGAATTAGGTATCACGATTGTCAGTGCTTCCGTGACAACATTTGATCCCGCAGCGATACAAACCGATGTTCAGAATCTGGGCATTCGCATACTGAAAAATGGTATTCCTTTTGCGCTTAATACCCGAGTGGCCTATGACAAAAATAACCCACCGGAACTTAAAGCTGTGCCGGTTAAGGCTACTGGATCAACATTAAGCGAAGGAAGCTTTGAGGCTACCGCTACATTATTAGTGGATTATCAATAGGATCAAATGATGACTAATTTAAATCTGCTGATGCGCGTGGGGAAAGCTATTTTAAGTATTCTTATTCTGAATGTTTTTTGGGCTATACCGGTATTGGCCGCTGATAATATGCGTTTTCATGGTGCATTAGTTGCTGAGCCTTGTACGATTCGTCCGGGTGATGATGCTATTAGTTTAAATTTTGGTACTGTCGTTGATAAATATTTATATTCGAATCAGCGAACACTAGGCAAACAGTTCCAAATACATTTGGTAGATTGTGATATCAGCTTAGGTACAACTGCCAATATTATTTTTACGGGTAATGATAGTGTTAATTTACCCGGATTATTGGCAGTTGATAGTAGTGATATGGGAATCGCCATTGGTCTTGAAACATTGGCAGGAAAGCCGTTGTATCTAAATCAATCGAGTGACGATATCGCACTTGATACAGGTAATAACATTATTACCTTGAAAGCTTATGTTCGAGGTGAACCCGAGGCGATATCTCAACGTACTATTAAGCGCGGTGAGTTCAATGCAGTCGCAACATTTAATCTGCAATATTATTAATGGGGTCTCCCCTCTAATCTTATTTCACTACGAATATGTTAACGCTGAAATTCATTATCAACAGGTTAAATGTGGATAGAGACAATGGAACTTAAACGAATGGAACAGCCTAATATGCGATTAAGTCATAAATATTGCTGGCTAATCGCTTGTGTGCTGTTTTTATTTCCGCTTTATAGTCAGGCCAGTGCCTGGGTTTCGACACAAACGCGAATAGGCGGCCAATATACCGGAACATTCTCCTGGCCAAGTGAGGAACTGACCAATGTACTTTGTACATCCACATCTTGCTCTGTGGCTATCTGTCACTACTCCAGTCTTGAAGATGAACGGTGTCTTAACCCGAGTGCGGCATCAACGCGAGTCATTGTGACTCAAGGTGCAACGGCGAAAACCATGAGAGATGCGTTTGTTAGTCGCAATGGTGCTTCTGGAAGTTGGAGCACCACGACCCCTGTTTTGAGTTCATCCAACACTTGTTTTGGCATCATATATTGGCAAGGTGCTGGCGATTTAAACTTTAGCGGCAACCTGATCCCTGGTTCCTATTGTGGTGCAGTTCCTCCGACCCCGGAAACTTGTGATATTACCGGTGATGTTTATATCAACTACGGTTCGCTTAATCAGCAAAGTGTTGATGGCGCAATAAAAAGTGAACCACTGACGATCAATTGTACTGTCAGAACATCTGTGAAATTAACGCTGGTAGGGGCTAAAAGTATTAACCTGGGGCAAAATGGCAATCTGACGTCCACATTAAAAGTATCAGGGCAAGACTTAGCCAATGGCGTCACGGTAACGGCAAACATCGGTAATACCTCTTTCCCGATTGAGTCAACACTTCATGCTCCAGCATTACCTGACGCGGGCAACTTCTCCGGTAGCGGTGTGGTGATTATGTCATATTATTAATTGAGATTTATATGTACTCATTCGCTGAGTGCATAATTATTGTGAATATAAAATAGAGTTTTCAATTCGTTATTTTTTATATTCATGAAATGGGACAATTACTGTTATTTATATATGACAGGGATTTCCCGTGGTATTTATTTGTATATTTAATTATATTGAATAAATACTATTTTCAGGTTGTAATGTGTCACATTAATATAGTATAAATCTGATGCGTTAGATTAATTGGGTATTAGGCTATAACCTAAAAATGAAACGCATACTTCAATGGGCTATTAAATAAATAGGCTATAAATTTTTATTTTCTCTTTAAGGATTTTCTCATGAAAAAAATGAACATGGCAGTTGCTAATACAATCGTTGGTGGTACTGGTCAAACTTGTAAAGATACTTTCCAGTGGCAGACTAGTGGTACAACTGCAACTTGCATGGCAGTCACTACTTGTACTGATAAGCATGGTAAAGTATTAAGCACTACTTCTGCGCCAAGCAACATTGCTAACTGCCGTTAATTAAGTATTCGTTAGTTTCTATCGATATTTAATCGTATCCCAGGCAAGTGCGGGAGGTATTATTGTACTTGCCTGATTTGTTTTTTAAATGTGTTATTGATGCTTAAATTCAAGAATTTTCGCATTAATTGAATATTATAAAATTATTCCACGGGCATAAATATCGTTTGATTTTGTTTATGTCTTACCTTAACTCTGATTGTGAATAAAACTGACGATGTCTACTGAAAAAAATATGTTTAGGAGTAAGGGGTTCTTTATAGGCTACACACTGTTGGTTATCCTTATTTCTTCATTGATAACAACGGCCTATTTCCACTATTTCGTCCTCAATCAGGATGCACCAGAAAGTTTATTTTCTGTCAGCAGCAGTGACATTGAAAACAGCCCAATCAAAGACGATAACAGCATTATCGAGATCTTCTCTTATGGCTGCCATTACTGCGCCATCAATGAAGATAATGTCAGCCAATTAGAAAACCGTATGCCAGAAGGGACTCGTTTTATCCGCTTGCATATTAGCAGTGATAAAACCACTGGCTTGGGGCGTTTTGCGCCTGTTTTTGCCACCTTATCGGTGATGGGTATTGAGCCGCAACATCGTCAAAGTGCTTACAAAGCGGTACTCGACGACAACAGCGACTTGAGTGATAACCGCCAACTCGAAACCTGGCTAAAAGCCAATGACATTGATGTGGCTAAATATCAGCAAGTGAGCCAGTCCGCTGAAGTTAAAGCGTTAATTTCCTATATGACGGCAGTGACTGCGCATTACAAGATAGATGCAACTCCGACCTTTATTGTTGGCAAAAAATGGATAGCGTTGCAGGACAGGGAATTCCCAGCGTTCTCGGATCACCTCTTGTCATTACTCGAGCACGATAAGGCGCTGGAGAAATAATGAGACTGCTAGCCGTATGGGGTTATTTTGCCTGGCGAAACCAGCTCGATAAGTTGGCTTTTAGTGGGCGCTTATTCGCTCGCGGGCAGGCCAGGGTAGCTATCTGGCTGTTACGGCGTAGTGATTATCGTTTCTTGCTGATGTTCGGTGCTTTGCACCGGGCTTTCGGTTTGGCTTCGCGGCGGCAGAAGAATCTGGCGCGAGTGGCGGCGGCCAACAGCCACTGTTTGCTCAATGGTCAAACTAGCCCATCAGCACAGAATTTTATTGGTACTGCGCAGCGTCGTCAGGTGTTGGAATTGGCGGCAACTTATGGTCAAAACCGGCAAATTTTAGCCCAGTTAGCAGCCTGTACCCAGCAATTAGACTGCCAGGTTAGTGCGCTGCATGACGCCGGTTCTCCGGTTATTTTGGCACCATTGCATATGGTGTCAGATGTGCTGGCTGGCATGGTGGGTGCGAATGTTTATCCGGGTCAGGCGACCGTAGTCGTTTCTGCCAGCGCTGAGGCTTATGAAGAGCAGGCGCGGCAAATGGGTGGGGTAAATATTTCCTATTGTTCCATTCATGCTGATAGCCGTGCCATCGCCGGTAACCTGATGGATGCCATCATGGAAGCAGCCGAGCATAAGCGAAATATTATGATTTTTCCGGATATTACGCCGGACTACACCGTTAATAACCAGCCAGCAGAAACAGCAAAAATGGCCTGCCAACTGTTTAACCGCCCAGCCAATTTACACAGCGGCATCGTTCGTCTTGCCAGAGCATTGTCAGCGCAGGTGGTTTTTTATTATCTGTATTACGACAAAGAAATAAAAATACATATCTATCCTGCACTTAGTGCGCGGGAAGTGAAAAATAAATTGCCTGAATTGATTGAAACATCCTTGACGCAGCATCCACAAGATTGGCTGTTATGGCACTCACATTCGTTATTTTTTATAAACGAATAATGTCACTGACGAAGAATAGTAGAAAATGGAAAAGATAATCCCAACGCTAGTATTTCAAAGCGAAACCAATGAATGTGGTTTGGCCTGTATTGCGATGCTGGCACAGACGCAAGGCATCAATGCGCCGCTGGAAAGCTTGCGTGAGCGTTATCCTGCCTCTGGGCATGGCACATCACTGGCCACGCTTTGTACTATTTTATCTGAGTTGGCAATACCGGCTTATCCGGTGGTGTTTGAACATCAGGAGCTGTCGGCCTTACCGCTGCCTGCCATCTTGCATTATGGTGCCAGCCATTATGTGGTGCTGGCGTATCGTAAAGGTAACTATGTCTGTGTCATGAACCCGGCAATCGGGCAGCAGTTACTGCCGCTGGATGCACTGAAAGCAGAAATCAGTGGTTATGCGCTGGTACTGGACCCGGAAACGCCCGCGTCACCTGACGCGCTGAAAAATATTGAACACAGCAAGCGACTCAGTGCGCTCGATTGCATGAGCTTGAAAGAAACCGCCAGTGTTCGCGGTATCTATTGGCTGATGACGTTGGCGTTTTTGATCTCGCTGACACTGTTTATTATGCCGACTATGGTCAGCAGCGCCATCAATGATGTGTTCTCTTCTGCGGGCGATAAAGATTTTCCCTATTTTTATTTTCTGCTGGTTTTTGTGGTCTCCACATCACTCGCTTTTTGCGTGCGATATATC
The sequence above is drawn from the Yersinia enterocolitica subsp. enterocolitica genome and encodes:
- a CDS encoding exotoxin translates to MELKRMEQPNMRLSHKYCWLIACVLFLFPLYSQASAWVSTQTRIGGQYTGTFSWPSEELTNVLCTSTSCSVAICHYSSLEDERCLNPSAASTRVIVTQGATAKTMRDAFVSRNGASGSWSTTTPVLSSSNTCFGIIYWQGAGDLNFSGNLIPGSYCGAVPPTPETCDITGDVYINYGSLNQQSVDGAIKSEPLTINCTVRTSVKLTLVGAKSINLGQNGNLTSTLKVSGQDLANGVTVTANIGNTSFPIESTLHAPALPDAGNFSGSGVVIMSYY
- a CDS encoding ABC transporter, producing MRLLAVWGYFAWRNQLDKLAFSGRLFARGQARVAIWLLRRSDYRFLLMFGALHRAFGLASRRQKNLARVAAANSHCLLNGQTSPSAQNFIGTAQRRQVLELAATYGQNRQILAQLAACTQQLDCQVSALHDAGSPVILAPLHMVSDVLAGMVGANVYPGQATVVVSASAEAYEEQARQMGGVNISYCSIHADSRAIAGNLMDAIMEAAEHKRNIMIFPDITPDYTVNNQPAETAKMACQLFNRPANLHSGIVRLARALSAQVVFYYLYYDKEIKIHIYPALSAREVKNKLPELIETSLTQHPQDWLLWHSHSLFFINE
- a CDS encoding fimbrial protein, yielding MAVNCRGVVTRLAMIGVTAIVTFLSSPAWALNKTATVNVSVTIFAAPPCVINGNNTINVDFGDTVLTSNIDGVQYMKPVNYTLNCTSAASNALKLSIIGNGANFDTRVLKTSHSDLGIKLIRNGQEFPLNTASNFTYPNVPVLQAVPVKQTNATLSTGYFSGTATLVVEYQ
- a CDS encoding fimbrial protein translates to MTNLNLLMRVGKAILSILILNVFWAIPVLAADNMRFHGALVAEPCTIRPGDDAISLNFGTVVDKYLYSNQRTLGKQFQIHLVDCDISLGTTANIIFTGNDSVNLPGLLAVDSSDMGIAIGLETLAGKPLYLNQSSDDIALDTGNNIITLKAYVRGEPEAISQRTIKRGEFNAVATFNLQYY
- a CDS encoding fimbria/pilus periplasmic chaperone produces the protein MKLNNKLRITTILVTALMTQQATAAIALDRTRAILNGGDKSISLNISNQNKELPYLAQGWIEDEQGNKINSPLTVVPPVQRVEPGAMSQLKIQSLPAVNQLAQDRETLFYFNLREIPPRSDKPNTLQIALQTRIKLFYRPAGIVPQKADMSTPWQEKLQLTRQGDRYQVNNPTPYYITLVDASESKTGKTAAGFKPLMIAPKAQGMLDVSAAALGSKPVLTYVNDFGGRPKLIFGCSGSTCSVVESIK
- a CDS encoding DUF4762 family protein — encoded protein: MKKMNMAVANTIVGGTGQTCKDTFQWQTSGTTATCMAVTTCTDKHGKVLSTTSAPSNIANCR
- a CDS encoding fimbrial protein; amino-acid sequence: MKINALISGGVVAVVLALGSSLAYADNMLFSGTLINPPPCVINGGSTIDVPFGENLGVNKIDGINYTQTVPYSVTCETVSSSLELGITIVSASVTTFDPAAIQTDVQNLGIRILKNGIPFALNTRVAYDKNNPPELKAVPVKATGSTLSEGSFEATATLLVDYQ
- a CDS encoding DsbA family protein, whose translation is MVILISSLITTAYFHYFVLNQDAPESLFSVSSSDIENSPIKDDNSIIEIFSYGCHYCAINEDNVSQLENRMPEGTRFIRLHISSDKTTGLGRFAPVFATLSVMGIEPQHRQSAYKAVLDDNSDLSDNRQLETWLKANDIDVAKYQQVSQSAEVKALISYMTAVTAHYKIDATPTFIVGKKWIALQDREFPAFSDHLLSLLEHDKALEK